The Pongo pygmaeus isolate AG05252 chromosome 11, NHGRI_mPonPyg2-v2.0_pri, whole genome shotgun sequence genome includes a region encoding these proteins:
- the PLCL1 gene encoding inactive phospholipase C-like protein 1 isoform X3, which produces MPSEKKISSANDCISFMQAGCELKKVRPNSRIYNRFFTLDTDLQALRWEPSKKDLEKAKLDISAIKEIRLGKNTETFRNNGLADQICEDCAFSILHGENYESLDLVANSADVANIWVSGLRYLVSRSKQPLDFMEGNQNTPRFMWLKTVFEAADVDGNGIMLEDTSVELIKQLNPTLKEAKIRLKFKEIQKSKEKLTTRVTEEEFCEAFCELCTRPEVYFLLVQISKNKEYLDANDLRLFLEAEQGVTHITEDMCLDIIRRYELSEDGRQKGFLAIDGFTQYLLSSECDIFDPEQKKVAQDMTQPLSHYYINASHNTYLIEDQFRGPADINGYVRALKMGCRSIELDVSDGSDNEPILCNRNNMTTHVSFRSVIEVINKFAFVASEYPLILCLGNHCSLSQQKVMVQQMKKVFGNKLYTEAPLPSESYLPSPEKLKRMIIVKGKKLPSDPDVLEGEVTDEDEEAEMSRRMSVDYNGEQKQIRLCRELSDLVSICKSVQYRDFELSMKSQNYWEMCSFSETEASRIANEYPEDFVNYNKKFLSRIYPSAMRIDSSNLNPQDFWNCGCQIVAMNFQTPGPMMDLHTGWFLQNGGCGYVLRPSIMRDEVSYFSANTKGILPGVSPLALHIKIISGQNFPKPKGACAKGDVIDPYVCIEIHGIPADCSEQRTKTVQQNSDNPIFDETFEFQVNLPELAMIRFVVLDDDYIGDEFIGQYTIPFECLQPGYRHVPLRSFVGDIMEHVTLFVHIAITNRSGGGKAQKRSLSVRMGKKVREYTMLRNIGLKTIDDTFKIAVHPLREAIDMRENMQNAIVSIKELCGLPPIASLKQCLLTLSSRLITSDNTPSVSLVMKDSFPYLEPLGAIPDVQKKMLAAYDLMIQESRFLIEMADTVQEKIVQCQKAGMEFHEELHNLGAKEGLKGRKLNKATESFAWNITVLKGQGDLLKNAKNEAIENMKQIQLACLSCGLSKAPSSSAEAKSKRSLEAIEEKESSEENGKL; this is translated from the exons ATGccatcagaaaagaaaattagcagtGCAAATGACTGCATCAGCTTCATGCAAGCTGGCTGTGAGTTGAAGAAAGTCCGGCCAAATTCTCGCATTTACAACCGTTTTTTCACTCTGGACACAGACCTCCAAGCTCTTCGCTGGGAACCTTCAAAGAAAGACCTCGAGAAAGCCAAGCTTGATATTTCTGCCATAAAAGAGATCAGACTGGGGAAAAACACGGAAACATTTAGAAACAATGGCCTTGCTGACCAGATCTGTGAGGACTGTGCCTTTTCCATACTCCATGGGGAAAACTATGAGTCTCTGGACCTAGTTGCCAATTCAGCAGATGTGGCAAACATCTGGGTGTCTGGGTTACGGTACCTGGTTTCTCGAAGTAAGCAGCCTCTTGATTTTATGGAGGGCAACCAGAACACACCACGGTTCATGTGGTTGAAAACAGTGTTTGAAGCAGCAGATGTTGATGGGAATGGGATTATGTTGGAAGACACCTCTGTAGAGTTAATAAAACAACTCAACCCTACTCTGAAGGAAGCCAAGATCAGGTTAAAGTTTAAAGAAATCCAGAAGAGCAAGGAAAAACTAACCACCCGCGTGACCGAAGAGGAATTTTGTGAAGCTTTTTGTGAACTTTGCACCAGGCCAGAAGTGTATTTCTTACTTGTACAGATAtctaaaaacaaagaatatttggATGCCAATGATCTCAGGCTCTTTTTAGAAGCTGAGCAAGGAGTCACCCATATCACCGAGGATATGTGCTTAGACATCATAAGGAGATACGAACTTTCTGAAGACGGACGTCAAAAAGGGTTTCTTGCAATTGATGGCTTTACCCAGTATTTATTGTCATCAGAATGTGACATTTTTGATCCTGAGCAAAAGAAGGTTGCCCAAGATATGACCCAGCCATTATCTCACTACTATATCAATGCCTCTCATAACACCTATCTAATAGAAGACCAGTTCAGGGGGCCAGCTGACATCAATGGGTACGTTAGAGCTTTGAAAATGGGCTGTCGAAGCATTGAACTCGATGTAAGTGATGGTTCAGATAATGAACCAATCCTTTGTAATCGAAATAACATGACAACCCATGTTTCCTTTCGAAGTGTCATAGAGGTAATAAATAAATTTGCCTTTGTTGCTTCTGAATACCCACTCATTCTTTGCTTGGGAAATCACTGCTCCTTGTCGCAGCAGAAGGTAATGGTTCAACAGATGAAAAAGGTCTTTGGCAATAAACTCTATACTGAAGCACCTTTGCCCTCAGAATCCTACCTCCCATcaccagaaaaattaaaaagaatgatcaTTGTGAAAGGAAAGAAGTTGCCTTCTGATCCAGATGTGTTAGAAGGAGAAGTAacagatgaagatgaagaagctGAAATGTCTCGAAGGATGTCGGTAGATTACAATGGTGAGCAGAAACAAATCCGACTCTGTAGGGAGCTCTCTGACTTGGTATCTATTTGTAAATCTGTTCAGTACAGGGATTTTGAACTATCTATGAAAAGCCAAAACTATTGGGAAATGTGTTCATTTAGTGAAACAGAGGCCAGCCGCATTGCAAATGAGTACCCAGAGGATTTTGTTAATTATAATAAGAAGTTCTTATCAAGGATCTATCCAAGTGCCATGAGAATCGATTCCAGTAACTTGAATCCACAGGACTTTTGGAATTGTGGCTGTCAGATTGTAGCAATGAATTTTCAGACTCCGGGTCCAATGATGGACCTTCACACGGGCTGGTTTCTTCAAAACGGGGGATGTGGTTATGTTCTAAGGCCGTCTATCATGCGAGATGAAGTTTCTTACTTCAGTGCAAATACAAAGGGCATTCTACCTGGGGTGTCTCCTCTAGCTCTTCATATCAAGATCATCAGTGGTCAGAATTTCCCAAAGCCCAAGGGAGCTTGTGCCAAAGGGGATGTCATAGATCCCTATGTTTGTATAGAGATACACGGAATTCCAGCGGATTGTTCGGAACAAAGAACTAAAACTGTACAGCAAAACAGTGATAATCCTATTTTTGATGAAACTTTTGAGTTCCAAGTAAACCTACCTGAGCTGGCCATGATCCGTTTTGTTGTTCTGGATGATGACTACATTGGGGACGAGTTTATAGGGCAATATACGATACCATTTGAATGTTTGCAGCCTGGATATCGGCATGTTCCCCTGCGTTCTTTTGTGGGTGACATCATGGAGCACGTAACCCTTTTTGTCCACATAGCAATAACTAATCGAAGTGGAGGAGGAAAGGCACAAAAGCGCAGTCTTTCAGTGAGAATGGGGAAGAAAGTTCGGGAATATACCATGCTCAGGAATATCGGTCTTAAAACCATTGATGACACCTTTAAAATAGCAGTTCATCCATTACGAGAAGCCATAGATATGAGAGAAAATATGCAG AACGCAATCGTGTCTATTAAGGAACTATGTGGACTCCCTCCAATTGCCAGTCTGAAGCAGTGCCTGTTAACTCTGTCATCTCGGCTCATCACCAGTGACAATACTCCTTCAGTCTCACTTGTGATGAAAGACAGCTTTCCTTACCTGGAGCCTCTGGGTGCAATTCCAGATGTGCAGAAAAAGATGCTGGCTGCTTATGATCTG ATGATTCAAGAGAGCCGGTTTCTCATAGAAATGGCGGACACAGTCCAGGAAAAGATTGTACAGTGTCAGAAAGCAg GGATGGAGTTCCATGAAGAACTTCATAATTTGGGGGCAAAAGAAGGCTTGAAGGGAAGAAAACTCAACAAAGCAACTGAGAGCTTTGCTTGGAACATTACAGTATTGAAG
- the PLCL1 gene encoding inactive phospholipase C-like protein 1 isoform X2: MKNKLQDPSNQKCGGRKKTVSFSSMPSEKKISSANDCISFMQAGCELKKVRPNSRIYNRFFTLDTDLQALRWEPSKKDLEKAKLDISAIKEIRLGKNTETFRNNGLADQICEDCAFSILHGENYESLDLVANSADVANIWVSGLRYLVSRSKQPLDFMEGNQNTPRFMWLKTVFEAADVDGNGIMLEDTSVELIKQLNPTLKEAKIRLKFKEIQKSKEKLTTRVTEEEFCEAFCELCTRPEVYFLLVQISKNKEYLDANDLRLFLEAEQGVTHITEDMCLDIIRRYELSEDGRQKGFLAIDGFTQYLLSSECDIFDPEQKKVAQDMTQPLSHYYINASHNTYLIEDQFRGPADINGYVRALKMGCRSIELDVSDGSDNEPILCNRNNMTTHVSFRSVIEVINKFAFVASEYPLILCLGNHCSLSQQKVMVQQMKKVFGNKLYTEAPLPSESYLPSPEKLKRMIIVKGKKLPSDPDVLEGEVTDEDEEAEMSRRMSVDYNGEQKQIRLCRELSDLVSICKSVQYRDFELSMKSQNYWEMCSFSETEASRIANEYPEDFVNYNKKFLSRIYPSAMRIDSSNLNPQDFWNCGCQIVAMNFQTPGPMMDLHTGWFLQNGGCGYVLRPSIMRDEVSYFSANTKGILPGVSPLALHIKIISGQNFPKPKGACAKGDVIDPYVCIEIHGIPADCSEQRTKTVQQNSDNPIFDETFEFQVNLPELAMIRFVVLDDDYIGDEFIGQYTIPFECLQPGYRHVPLRSFVGDIMEHVTLFVHIAITNRSGGGKAQKRSLSVRMGKKVREYTMLRNIGLKTIDDTFKIAVHPLREAIDMRENMQNAIVSIKELCGLPPIASLKQCLLTLSSRLITSDNTPSVSLVMKDSFPYLEPLGAIPDVQKKMLAAYDLMIQESRFLIEMADTVQEKIVQCQKAGMEFHEELHNLGAKEGLKGRKLNKATESFAWNITVLKGQGDLLKNAKNEAIENMKQIQLACLSCGLSKAPSSSAEAKSKRSLEAIEEKESSEENGKL, translated from the exons GATCCTTCAAACCAAAAATGTGGTGGAAGAAAGAAAACCGTGTCTTTCAGCAGCATGccatcagaaaagaaaattagcagtGCAAATGACTGCATCAGCTTCATGCAAGCTGGCTGTGAGTTGAAGAAAGTCCGGCCAAATTCTCGCATTTACAACCGTTTTTTCACTCTGGACACAGACCTCCAAGCTCTTCGCTGGGAACCTTCAAAGAAAGACCTCGAGAAAGCCAAGCTTGATATTTCTGCCATAAAAGAGATCAGACTGGGGAAAAACACGGAAACATTTAGAAACAATGGCCTTGCTGACCAGATCTGTGAGGACTGTGCCTTTTCCATACTCCATGGGGAAAACTATGAGTCTCTGGACCTAGTTGCCAATTCAGCAGATGTGGCAAACATCTGGGTGTCTGGGTTACGGTACCTGGTTTCTCGAAGTAAGCAGCCTCTTGATTTTATGGAGGGCAACCAGAACACACCACGGTTCATGTGGTTGAAAACAGTGTTTGAAGCAGCAGATGTTGATGGGAATGGGATTATGTTGGAAGACACCTCTGTAGAGTTAATAAAACAACTCAACCCTACTCTGAAGGAAGCCAAGATCAGGTTAAAGTTTAAAGAAATCCAGAAGAGCAAGGAAAAACTAACCACCCGCGTGACCGAAGAGGAATTTTGTGAAGCTTTTTGTGAACTTTGCACCAGGCCAGAAGTGTATTTCTTACTTGTACAGATAtctaaaaacaaagaatatttggATGCCAATGATCTCAGGCTCTTTTTAGAAGCTGAGCAAGGAGTCACCCATATCACCGAGGATATGTGCTTAGACATCATAAGGAGATACGAACTTTCTGAAGACGGACGTCAAAAAGGGTTTCTTGCAATTGATGGCTTTACCCAGTATTTATTGTCATCAGAATGTGACATTTTTGATCCTGAGCAAAAGAAGGTTGCCCAAGATATGACCCAGCCATTATCTCACTACTATATCAATGCCTCTCATAACACCTATCTAATAGAAGACCAGTTCAGGGGGCCAGCTGACATCAATGGGTACGTTAGAGCTTTGAAAATGGGCTGTCGAAGCATTGAACTCGATGTAAGTGATGGTTCAGATAATGAACCAATCCTTTGTAATCGAAATAACATGACAACCCATGTTTCCTTTCGAAGTGTCATAGAGGTAATAAATAAATTTGCCTTTGTTGCTTCTGAATACCCACTCATTCTTTGCTTGGGAAATCACTGCTCCTTGTCGCAGCAGAAGGTAATGGTTCAACAGATGAAAAAGGTCTTTGGCAATAAACTCTATACTGAAGCACCTTTGCCCTCAGAATCCTACCTCCCATcaccagaaaaattaaaaagaatgatcaTTGTGAAAGGAAAGAAGTTGCCTTCTGATCCAGATGTGTTAGAAGGAGAAGTAacagatgaagatgaagaagctGAAATGTCTCGAAGGATGTCGGTAGATTACAATGGTGAGCAGAAACAAATCCGACTCTGTAGGGAGCTCTCTGACTTGGTATCTATTTGTAAATCTGTTCAGTACAGGGATTTTGAACTATCTATGAAAAGCCAAAACTATTGGGAAATGTGTTCATTTAGTGAAACAGAGGCCAGCCGCATTGCAAATGAGTACCCAGAGGATTTTGTTAATTATAATAAGAAGTTCTTATCAAGGATCTATCCAAGTGCCATGAGAATCGATTCCAGTAACTTGAATCCACAGGACTTTTGGAATTGTGGCTGTCAGATTGTAGCAATGAATTTTCAGACTCCGGGTCCAATGATGGACCTTCACACGGGCTGGTTTCTTCAAAACGGGGGATGTGGTTATGTTCTAAGGCCGTCTATCATGCGAGATGAAGTTTCTTACTTCAGTGCAAATACAAAGGGCATTCTACCTGGGGTGTCTCCTCTAGCTCTTCATATCAAGATCATCAGTGGTCAGAATTTCCCAAAGCCCAAGGGAGCTTGTGCCAAAGGGGATGTCATAGATCCCTATGTTTGTATAGAGATACACGGAATTCCAGCGGATTGTTCGGAACAAAGAACTAAAACTGTACAGCAAAACAGTGATAATCCTATTTTTGATGAAACTTTTGAGTTCCAAGTAAACCTACCTGAGCTGGCCATGATCCGTTTTGTTGTTCTGGATGATGACTACATTGGGGACGAGTTTATAGGGCAATATACGATACCATTTGAATGTTTGCAGCCTGGATATCGGCATGTTCCCCTGCGTTCTTTTGTGGGTGACATCATGGAGCACGTAACCCTTTTTGTCCACATAGCAATAACTAATCGAAGTGGAGGAGGAAAGGCACAAAAGCGCAGTCTTTCAGTGAGAATGGGGAAGAAAGTTCGGGAATATACCATGCTCAGGAATATCGGTCTTAAAACCATTGATGACACCTTTAAAATAGCAGTTCATCCATTACGAGAAGCCATAGATATGAGAGAAAATATGCAG AACGCAATCGTGTCTATTAAGGAACTATGTGGACTCCCTCCAATTGCCAGTCTGAAGCAGTGCCTGTTAACTCTGTCATCTCGGCTCATCACCAGTGACAATACTCCTTCAGTCTCACTTGTGATGAAAGACAGCTTTCCTTACCTGGAGCCTCTGGGTGCAATTCCAGATGTGCAGAAAAAGATGCTGGCTGCTTATGATCTG ATGATTCAAGAGAGCCGGTTTCTCATAGAAATGGCGGACACAGTCCAGGAAAAGATTGTACAGTGTCAGAAAGCAg GGATGGAGTTCCATGAAGAACTTCATAATTTGGGGGCAAAAGAAGGCTTGAAGGGAAGAAAACTCAACAAAGCAACTGAGAGCTTTGCTTGGAACATTACAGTATTGAAG